The following proteins are encoded in a genomic region of Trypanosoma brucei gambiense DAL972 chromosome 8, complete sequence:
- a CDS encoding IgE-dependent histamine-releasing factor,putative — MKIFRDILTNAEVVCDNDKPMDVLDEIVYAVQGRYIEIGGEDYGISANADEDAGEGAAGDVADEKQRVIDVVHNNRYTETNYDKNSYMAHIRGYMKQLLEKIEDEGAKKAFQTNAAAFVKKVIKEIDEYQFFIPEGNEEDPDNGMIVLCKWDGETPTFYFWKDGLKGERV, encoded by the coding sequence ATGAAGATCTTCAGGGATATCTTAACAAATGCCGAAGTCGTGTGCGACAACGACAAGCCAATGGATGTGTTGGACGAGATCGTGTACGCCGTACAAGGCCGCTACATTGAGATTGGTGGTGAGGACTACGGTATTTCTGCTAATGCTGATGAGGATGCCGGCGAGGGTGCGGCGGGTGACGTGGCTGACGAAAAACAGCGCGTCATTGATGTGGTTCACAATAACCGCTACACTGAGACGAACTATGACAAGAACTCCTACATGGCCCACATTCGTGGTTACATGAAGCAGCTATTGGAGAAAATTGAGGATGAGGGCGCAAAGAAGGCCTTCCAGACTAACGCCGCCGCCTTCGTGAAGAAGGTGATAAAGGAAATTGATGAGTATCAGTTTTTCATTCCTGAGGGTAATGAGGAGGACCCCGACAATGGCATGATTGTCCTCTGCAAGTGGGATGGTGAGACACCCACCTTCTACTTCTGGAAGGATGGTCTCAAGGGCGAACGCGTGTGA
- a CDS encoding DNA repair protein, putative produces MPNSHNERIASYIERRWPQRFPEFCAALRRYPLPISSGAAGTQLHGSCPEAVRATEAFCAMLAPRHGREVLGDDNSTNDEMLARDGEVSVAALRRSVSFPFSPFRCFKMRRTEGGPPLLSGQPAVWSGNSDWHFDQLHNSRGEAGTSLMHSSTTGCQSGEPLPEEKLSWRELRDRCLSKGLLGSGTKVHLIARLRKHGASKLAETSPKPRYVPDSQAEVLSHLREDSERCSRSMSSAGHTSTVSDMIRHGQRLRTLFRSPNTDIAPTTSLAEGGSEPQGRLLGTPKEFVASQQRERKLAHSTPSMPTNTTDIDADENETPKEEGCSNNYSWHLLVDNRERIKGAHENLIEVCSRAGAPSVSCTLPCGDFMIGINSPNVGCSANSATVPDYQCRNAAGCTVLREGAMYGQTQKISFLVVERKTVKDLCASITSSRYYEQRQLLSSSPFRSVVWVVEGTMESITVEERRRVLSACASLASLPRFRVVWTRHLSETATFLRSLGKSVGSILCKTKMEQCPETLVTNCTECLQYINKIRKDIQARTTFPRMLMCIRGCSAPLAIQLASKYGSLLGLWRRLKYQGVDACDADPDIHRLTKPQKEVYLCLTKFILTRSYC; encoded by the coding sequence ATGCCGAACAGCCATAACGAAAGAATTGCCTCGTATATTGAGCGTAGATGGCCTCAGCGCTTTCCAGAATTTTGCGCCGCGTTGAGGCGATATCCACTGCCAATTAGCAGTGGCGCCGCTGGGACGCAGCTTCATGGCAGTTGTCCAGAGGCCGTTCGTGCGACGGAAGCGTTCTGCGCAATGTTGGCCCCCCGCCACGGTCGAGAAGTTTTGGGCGATGACAACTCTACGAATGATGAAATGCTTGCACGAGACGGCGaggtttctgttgctgcgcTGAGGAGGTCCGTTAGCTTCCCCTTCTCGCCATTCCGCTGTTTTAAAATGCGGCGCACAGAAGGTGGTCCCCCTTTACTCTCTGGCCAGCCGGCAGTGTGGAGTGGCAATTCTGACTGGCACTTTGACCAGCTCCATAATTCTCGTGGGGAAGCGGGTACGAGTTTAATGCATTCTTCAACCACCGGTTGTCAAAGTGGTGAGCCACTACCGGAGGAAAAACTCAGTTGGAGGGAGCTGCGCGATCGATGTTTGTCCAAAGGCCTCTTGGGTAGTGGAACCAAAGTGCATCTCATCGCGAGGCTCCGTAAACACGGCGCCTCTAAGCTTGCGGAGACCTCACCGAAACCACGATATGTTCCTGATTCTCAAGCTGAGGTGTTGTCCCACCTCAGGGAGGATTCGGAAAGGTGCTCCAGATCTATGAGCTCTGCAGGGCACACTTCAACAGTAAGCGATATGATCCGACACGGTCAACGCCTCAGGACGTTGTTCCGTTCACCCAACACCGACATTGCACCAACTACTTCGTTGGCGGAAGGAGGGTCAGAACCACAGGGCCGACTTCTAGGAACTCCAAAGGAGTTTGTTGCCTCCCagcagagggaaaggaagctgGCGCATTCAACACCCAGCATGCCGACAAATACTACTGATATAGATGCTGATGAAAACGAGACGCCTAAAGAAGAGGGTTGCTCCAACAACTATTCTTGGCACCTTCTCGTTGATAACCGCGAACGCATCAAGGGTGCACACGAAAACCTAATCGAAGTATGTTCCCGCGCCGGCGCGCCTAGTGTTTCATGCACCCTCCCGTGCGGAGACTTTATGATAGGAATCAATTCACCTAATGTTGGGTGCTCAGCAAACTCGGCGACCGTGCCGGATTATCAATGCCGCAACGCTGCCGGTTGCACTGTTCTTCGTGAAGGGGCAATGTACGGACAGACGCAAAAAATCTCATTCCTTgtggtggaaaggaaaacagtAAAGGATCTCTGTGCCAGCATTACCTCTTCACGCTACTACGAGCAGCGGCAACTACTGTCATCGTCCCCTTTCCGTTCTGTTGTGTGGGTTGTGGAGGGAACAATGGAGTCCATCACGGTTGAGGAGCGACGGCGGGTTCTTTCTGCTTGTGCCTCGCTTGCGTCTCTTCCACGTTTCCGTGTCGTGTGGACACGTCATTTGTCTGAAACAGCCACCTTTCTCCGTAGCCTTGGGAAGTCAGTAGGCTCAATACTGTGCAAAACTAAAATGGAACAATGCCCAGAAACGTTGGTAACTAACTGCACTGAATGCCTACAATACATCaacaaaataagaaaggaTATCCAGGCTCGGACTACATTTCCCCGCATGCTTATGTGTATAAGGGGTTGCTCTGCACCTCTGGCAATTCAGCTCGCGTCGAAGTATGGTTCTCTGTTGGGGCTGTGGCGCCGGCTGAAATACCAAGGAGTAGATGCCTGCGACGCTGACCCAGATATACATCGCCTGACGAAGCCACAAAAAGAAGTATATTTGTGTCTAACAAAATTTATATTGACGAGGAGTTACTGCTAG
- a CDS encoding IgE-dependent histamine-releasing factor,putative, producing the protein MKIFRDILTNAEVVCDNDKPMDVLDEIVYAVQGRYIEIGGEDYGISANADEDAAEGAAGDVDDGKQRVIDVVHNNRYTETNYDKGSYMAHIRGYMKQLLEKIEDEGAKKAFQTNAAAFVKKVIKEIDEYQFFIPEGNEEDPDNGMIVLCKWDGETPTFYFWKDGLKGERV; encoded by the coding sequence ATGAAGATCTTCAGGGATATCTTAACAAATGCCGAAGTCGTGTGCGACAACGACAAGCCAATGGATGTGTTGGACGAGATCGTGTACGCCGTACAAGGCCGCTACATTGAGATTGGTGGTGAGGACTACGGTATTTCTGCTAATGCTGATGAGGATGCCGCTGAGGGTGCGGCGGGTGACGTGGACGACGGGAAGCAGCGCGTCATTGATGTGGTTCACAATAACCGCTACACTGAGACGAACTATGACAAGGGCTCCTACATGGCCCACATTCGTGGTTACATGAAGCAGCTATTGGAGAAAATTGAGGATGAGGGCGCAAAGAAGGCCTTCCAGACTAACGCCGCCGCCTTCGTGAAGAAGGTGATAAAGGAAATTGATGAGTATCAGTTTTTCATTCCTGAGGGTAATGAGGAGGACCCCGACAATGGCATGATTGTCCTCTGCAAGTGGGATGGTGAGACACCCACCTTCTACTTCTGGAAGGATGGTCTCAAGGGCGAACGCGTGTGA
- a CDS encoding clathrin assembly sigma-adaptin protein 3,putative, with the protein MIKAVIIINMVGKIRLLNVYEKEIPLSVQQELVQRVHSLISRRGADLCNFVDNFREWPTPDTRVVYRHYATLCFVFVVDSSESQLAILDLIQVFVEVLDRTFENVCELDLIFHSDKVQLLLMEMVMGGMVLETSREEVLRAVCDMQRLGNTKTGMGSSSSGYHY; encoded by the coding sequence ATGATTAAGGCTGTTATAATCATTAATATGGTCGGGAAGATCCGGCTCCTGAATGTGTATGAGAAGGAGATTCCACTTAGTGTGCAGCAGGAACTGGTGCAGCGTGTTCATTCCCTGATTTCCCGTCGTGGTGCCGACTTGTGCAACTTTGTCGACAACTTCCGCGAGTGGCCAACACCCGATACTCGCGTTGTGTACCGACACTATGCTACGCTctgttttgtatttgttgttgataGTAGCGAGTCTCAGTTGGCGATATTAGACCTCATTCAGGTTTTCGTGGAAGTACTTGATCGTACCTTTGAAAATGTGTGCGAGCTTGATCTCATATTTCATTCTGACAAGGTGCAGTTACTTCTGATGGAAATGGTGATGGGCGGAATGGTATTGGAAACTTCGAGGGAAGAGGTGCTGCGGGCTGTGTGTGATATGCAGCGGCTTGGGAACACCAAAACAGGCATGGGATCATCATCTAGTGGCTATCATTACTAA
- a CDS encoding ATP-dependent DEAD/H DNA helicase recQ, putative, translated as MDKDLSCVLDKWRPLVVSATAALVKNDPLPRGLPPVQSSSESNPQPREEGARKLFAAGPGAFPAPTNHACDMTQSVCVYPDPNTTVDPVNTNSNAIAATAGSATITAARTTSVVAALATASTSVEVAGRPTVPHDVKRCVATANTQKQSFNSGGGNAERFTVQTDVALQGSDGGRPVASSSLPSFPAPSVGSSAQPLSELKANLSEVIEEIHRQRRYRDDMLLRENEECDTSEVVEEADRKLAALEVLFANLRQRQRELLGRNPNVSLPHVVATSSKPPGSVSGTLSSASGANGTRVPLDSNGFYSAAVPTQVSAPVFVSPSPGYAGAAFTHSGERGIAPHQLPSVVESSGGAFGEGNGAHDAFAAAGRGGEVLSGVGALRTATEEVVEGKVAVYSAQFKGGHNPNRFTWESCERELLDASLHGSNQDPVSIAKASTGEFSGEHYPWSEELRRTMVDVFGLHNFRFLQLEIMNACMANRDVFVLLPTGGGKSLCYQLPALLPNPAKVTIVISPLVSLIQDQVYALRAYDLPAMALTGQTLDAPRRDLFNEWSSGRIVCTLVYVTPEYFGRSDHFVQSLKSLENRGLLNRFVVDEAHCVSQWGHDFRPDYRKLAALKHHFPQVPISALTATATDTVQRDIIQTLGLHNAVSFKGSFNRHNLKYSVQRITSKAGSTVAEIIKKNFPPRSCGIVYCISKKDCEEMAAVLRKEGIRASYYHADASEKNEKQEQWTRDELQVLCATVAFGMGINKPDVRFVIHAAMPKSIEGYYQESGRAGRDGLSSKCFLLFAAGDRQRHEQMICGSKDSQTSMLSLCHMVGYTLNDVHCRRMQQLSYFGEHVSDHFCLTAPGDVEICDNCASRKEEGWEPEMIDVTSILIDFFNITIYIGSLTQKQLIAVYRGTSDVGNIVERRLRQKGAPPEYRKGSRHSKVLLGRVLNEGITLGVFKARFERLTEFGVCAYLDPGDSEGIKILNSMKTGQRKIQLVVRGEKRVRADRERESTMASDAVAVGERKGKSNKKDAGRNRKSASTRRGSGEQFEDDEDDDDVADDRARRPQLRSSRHAVARTSSKRKGVRDNELILGDCEGLASTSLTGRSSNNTVVIDDVTDGDASSLSEANSSSSQASPSCVEVIQQLGRKRSRANNNSSDRSTESPPALPSRVTGAATGPLRDKGKRRTSKSKSANALGSKSFTLADAQLENIKASFLLELEALLRKLAENSDGGRKYHVMSRKTMETLAATLTEQGWGSVSQFSDLEGFGKNKVKKFGVDILRLYRKFRNEHIGDVGLLTGLEEDMLLQTTTVIADRHRLSRGSPSAGRTVDESEENTGEHTPWKGNKPPLLQGSVTPSDSDVTPQKTSVTTPYQQGSPGGDPVREGSLPTGSAPQVPMGRPSAPKKTMFKMMAAAPTNAEPQPSQQLLNNPTLEGNTLNECELPIRRTPLAESPELLSSYTQMATPLPLPGQSNRQSPSATAFECASRGGNACLPHPEEQQPKVDIMSVDYLMQMCDESLKLNALGPPAGVVPWASPDPVLQKPRRDTPPEVFTVDSQ; from the coding sequence ATGGACAAAGATTTAAGTTGCGTCTTGGATAAGTGGCGCCCACTTGTAGTCAGCGCCACGGCGGCCCTAGTGAAGAACGACCCACTACCTCGTGGTCTACCGCCTGTACAATCCAGTAGTGAGTCGAACCCGCAGCCTCGTGAGGAAGGGGCACGGAAATTGTTTGCCGCTGGTCCCGGTGCTTTTCCGGCTCCCACGAATCATGCTTGCGACATGACGCAGAGTGTGTGCGTTTATCCGGATCCCAACACTACAGTAGATCCTGTTAATACCAATTCTAATGCCATCGCGGCTACTGCTGGTAGTGCAACTATTACCGCGGCGAGAACTACAAGTGTGGTTGCCGCTCTCGCCACCGCCTCCACAAGCGTTGAAGTGGCAGGAAGACCGACTGTACCGCATGATGTGAAAAGGTGTGTTGCGACTGCAAATACTCAGAAACAATCTTTTAACAGTGGCGGAGGGAATGCTGAACGATTTACAGTGCAGACTGATGTGGCACTGCAGGGTTCTGACGGGGGAAGGCCTGtcgcttcctcttccttacCTTCGTTTCCTGCACCCTCTGTGGGCTCTTCAGCACAACCGCTATCGGAATTGAAGGCAAATTTGTCGGAGGTGATAGAGGAAATCCACCGTCAAAGGAGATACCGTGATGATATGCTATTACGGGAGAATGAGGAGTGTGACACTAGCGAGGTCGTGGAGGAGGCTGACCGCAAATTGGCGGCACTAGAGGTGCTATTCGCCAACCTAAGACAACGGCAGCGAGAGCTTCTAGGACGTAACCCCAATGtctctcttcctcacgtCGTTGCCACAAGTAGTAAACCCCCCGGTTCTGTTTCTGGCACTTTGAGTTCTGCAAGTGGTGCGAATGGCACACGCGTTCCGCTTGATTCTAATGGCTTTTATTCAGCGGCAGTGCCTACTCAGGTCTCCGCTCCTGTATTTGTATCGCCCTCTCCGGGGTACGCTGGGGCGGCCTTCACCCATAGCGGGGAGCGTGGTATCGCACCCCACCAGCTTCCATCAGTAGTGGAGTCCAGTGGTGGTGCATTCGGTGAGGGAAATGGTGCTCACGATGCATTTGCTGCAGCGGGACGGGGTGGTGAAGTATTATCTGGTGTAGGGGCACTGCGCACAGCCACAGAAGAAGTGGTTGAAGGCAAGGTAGCTGTTTACTCCGCTCAGTTTAAAGGAGGCCATAACCCAAATCGCTTCACGTGGGAATCATGTGAGAGGGAGCTTCTGGACGCATCGCTGCACGGTTCCAACCAGGACCCTGTTAGCATCGCTAAAGCGTCCACGGGGGAGTTTTCCGGGGAGCATTATCCGTGGTCGGAAGAGCTGCGTCGAACCATGGTTGATGTTTTCGGTCTCCACAATTTCCGTTTCCTTCAGTTGGAGATTATGAATGCATGTATGGCCAATCGTGACGTGTTCGTGCTCTTGCCAACCGGAGGAGGCAAGTCTCTCTGCTACCAACTACCGGCGCTGTTACCAAATCCGGCGAAAGTCACCATTGTAATATCCCCCCTTGTTTCTCTGATTCAGGATCAGGTCTACGCGCTCCGCGCCTATGACCTTCCAGCCATGGCATTAACTGGTCAAACCTTAGATGCACCAAGGCGAGACCTCTTTAATGAGTGGAGTTCGGGCCGTATTGTTTGCACACTTGTGTATGTAACACCAGAATACTTCGGCCGCAGCGACCATTTCGTGCAGTCACTCAAAAGCCTCGAAAACCGTGGACTATTGAACCGATTTGTTGTGGATGAGGCGCACTGCGTCTCGCAATGGGGTCACGACTTCCGTCCGGATTACCGTAAGTTGGCGGCACTGAAGCACCACTTTCCCCAAGTCCCTATTTCCGCACTCACCGCCACAGCAACTGACACGGTGCAGAGGGACATCATACAGACACTTGGCCTTCACAATGCCGTCTCGTTCAAGGGTTCATTTAATCGACATAACCTTAAGTACTCCGTGCAGAGAATTACAAGTAAGGCGGGATCTACCGTGGCAGAAATTATTAAGAAAAATTTCCCCCCACGGTCTTGTGGCATCGTGTATTGTATTTCCAAGAAGGACTGCGAAGAGATGGCAGCAGTTCTACGGAAAGAGGGTATCCGCGCATCTTATTACCACGCTGACGCATCTGAGAAGAATGAAAAGCAGGAGCAGTGGACAAGGGACGAGCTGCAGGTTCTCTGCGCGACGGTTGCGTTTGGTATGGGGATCAACAAGCCCGATGTGCGTTTTGTCATCCATGCGGCTATGCCCAAGTCCATTGAGGGGTACTATCAAGAGAGTGGACGGGCGGGCCGCGATGGACTTTCATCAAAGTGCTTCTTACTCTTTGCAGCGGGTGACAGGCAACGCCATGAACAGATGATATGCGGTTCAAAAGATTCTCAAACTTCTATGCTTTCGTTGTGCCATATGGTGGGTTACACCTTGAATGATGTACACTGCCGGAGAATGCAACAGTTGAGTTACTTTGGTGAGCATGTCAGCGATCACTTTTGCCTAACAGCACCTGGGGATGTGGAGATTTGTGATAACTGCGCAAGcaggaaagaggagggatgGGAACCTGAGATGATCGACGTCACGAGTATTCTTATAGACTTCTTCAACATTACCATATACATTGGCTCTCTAACTCAAAAACAGCTAATTGCAGTATACCGCGGCACGTCGGACGTCGGGAACATTGTGGAGAGACGCCTACGACAGAAGGGTGCCCCGCCAGAGTATCGTAAAGGTTCACGTCACTCCAAGGTGTTACTGGGACGTGTATTGAATGAGGGTATTACTCTAGGAGTGTTTAAGGCGCGATTCGAGCGGCTGACAGAGTTCGGAGTATGCGCATACCTTGACCCAGGGGATTCAGAGGGCATCAAAATTTTGAACAGTATGAAGACGGGACAACGGAAGATTCAACTTGTCGTACGGGGTGAGAAACGCGTGCGAGCTGATAGGGAACGTGAGTCGACGATGGCTTCCGATGCGGTGGCCGTTGGTGAACGCAAGGGTAAGTCGAATAAAAAGGACGCAGGGCGCAACCGAAAGTCCGCTTCAACTAGACGGGGTAGTGGGGAGCAGTTtgaagatgatgaggatgatgatgatgtagCGGATGACCGGGCCAGAAGACCACAACTACGATCCAGCAGACATGCTGTTGCTAGAACTTCATCTAAGCGGAAAGGGGTCCGTGATAATGAGCTTATTCTGGGCGACTGTGAGGGTTTAGCTTCCACTTCTTTGACTGGCAGGTCTAGTAACAACACCGTTGTTATTGATGACGTCACCGATGGCGATGCTTCAAGCCTTTCCGAAGCGAATTCTTCCTCATCACAGGCGTCGCCTTCTTGTGTGGAAGTGATACAACAACTGGGAAGGAAACGCAGTCGAGCCAATAACAACTCCAGTGATCGATCGACTGAGTCGCCACCGGCACTCCCATCTCGAGTGACGGGCGCTGCCACAGGCCCCCTTCGCGACAAGGGGAAAAGGCGTAcaagtaaaagcaaaagtgCGAATGCGTTGGGATCTAAATCGTTCACACTTGCTGACGCACAGTTGGAGAACATTAAggcttcctttcttttggaGCTGGAAGCGCTTTTGCGAAAGCTGGCTGAGAACTCTGATGGAGGTCGGAAGTACCACGTGATGAGTAGGAAGACTATGGAAACGTTGGCAGCCACGCTCACCGAGCAAGGGTGGGGTTCTGTGAGCCAGTTCAGCGATTTGGAAGGCTTTGGTAAgaacaaagtgaaaaagttTGGTGTCGATATATTGCGACTGTACAGGAAGTTCCGTAATGAGCACATTGGAGATGTCGGCTTGTTGACAGGGTTGGAGGAGGACATGTTGTTACAGACGACTACTGTGATAGCGGACCGGCACCGCCTCTCACGTGGATCGCCGAGTGCGGGTCGAACTGTTGacgaaagtgaagaaaatacgGGAGAGCATACCCCATGGAAAGGCAACAAGCCCCCACTGCTTCAGGGTTCAGTCACGCCATCAGATTCAGATGTCACCCCGCAGAAGACGTCTGTGACGACTCCATACCAGCAGGGGTCGCCAGGCGGAGACCCCGTCAGAGAGGGATCATTGCCCACTGGATCAGCGCCTCAAGTGCCGATGGGAAGGCCGTCAGCACCAAAGAAAACGATGTTCAAGATGATGGCAGCAGCACCTACAAATGCGGAGCCACAGCCGAGCCAGCAGCTGTTGAATAACCCCACGCTGGAGGGTAACACGCTAAATGAGTGTGAGTTGCCGATTCGCCGCACCCCATTGGCCGAATCTCCAGAACTTTTATCAAGTTATACGCAAATGGCAACCCCGCTTCCACTTCCAGGGCAATCAAACAGACAATCTCCATCAGCAACCGCGTTCGAGTGTGCCTCGCGGGGCGGGAACGCGTGTCTACCGCACCcggaagagcagcagcccaAAGTAGATATTATGAGTGTGGACTACTTAATGCAGATGTGCGATGAATCCCTAAAGCTTAACGCATTAGGGCCTCCGGCAGGTGTAGTGCCATGGGCTTCACCTGATCCGGTTCTTCAAAAGCCGAGACGTGATACTCCCCCAGAAGTCTTCACAGTTGATTCGCAGTGA
- a CDS encoding protein kinase, putative, translated as MSCTPATLGKPPVCDHCGAPFTKSTAKFCSKCGTKKKGTSSLQKNLTANVGQASKPSGANATQRSARASSTLKPSPNTSHNPQEPLGTSSTRFPPIQSPTPLSTVKHEFSTQESLDEGTLRASPEEEAKYTALTTLNPEGITPEMLQTANSSELGTWRKGLLIGRGTYGSVFLGLLDSGAFYAVKCVEVGNKTGTFSVKELVSLSREINMMQRLSHKNLCTFKGVYFDPTNSAICMFMEYIGGGSLSALVKKFKPLPPNVIRRWTRQLLCGLLYLHSQRIIHRDIKGDNILVDTSCDPEREAQIKLVDFGAARRLSDAVAQSRTVIGTPYWMAPEVVDVTGEAGGYSYKADVWSVGCTVAEMHTGKPPWPSQANAAAAIMMIAQSPEGPTELPVTEATSGCLAFMRRCLVRDPIQRPTVEELLQDPWILGETE; from the coding sequence ATGAGTTGCACACCTGCAACGTTAGGGAAACCTCCCGTGTGTGATCACTGTGGCGCTCCCTTCACGAAATCAACGGCAAAATTCTGCTCGAAATGTGggacgaagaagaaggggacGTCAAGCCTGCAAAAAAATTTGACCGCGAATGTCGGACAAGCTTCGAAACCCAGTGGTGCAAACGCCACACAGCGGAGTGCCAGGGCGAGCTCGACTCTCAAGCCTTCACCGAACACCAGCCACAATCCCCAGGAACCTCTCGGAACTAGCTCCACTAGATTTCCTCCCATACAATCGCCCACGCCGCTTTCGACTGTTAAGCATGAATTTAGTACGCAAGAAAGTTTGGATGAGGGCACGCTGCGGGCATCACCTGAGGAAGAGGCAAAGTACACCGCTCTGACAACACTCAACCCTGAGGGCATTACGCCTGAGATGCTTCAAACCGCGAATTCTTCTGAGCTTGGTACGTGGCGCAAGGGATTGCTGATCGGACGGGGGACGTATGGTTCGGTGTTTCTTGGACTTCTTGATAGCGGTGCTTTCTACGCCGTGAAGTGTGTAGAAGTTGGTAATAAAACTGGAACGTTTAGTGTGAAGGAGCTCGTTTCGCTATCGCGCGAGATTAACATGATGCAACGCCTTAGTCACAAGAACCTCTGCACCTTCAAGGGCGTATACTTCGATCCAACAAACTCCGCTATTTGCATGTTCATGGAGTATATTGGTGGTGGCTCTCTCTCTGCGCTCGTGAAGAAGTTTAAACCACTTCCTCCCAATGTTATTCGCCGTTGGACGCGACAGCTTCTCTGTGGGCTGCTCTACTTGCACTCCCAACGCATCATTCACCGTGACATTAAGGGCGACAACATACTTGTAGACACTTCCTGTGACCCAGAGCGTGAGGCACAAATTAAACTGGTGGACTTTGGTGCCGCCCgtcggctatcggatgcggTGGCACAGAGTCGAACGGTGATAGGAACACCATATTGGATGGCACCAGAAGTGGTAGACGTGACGGGTGAGGCTGGTGGGTATAGTTACAAGGCGGATGTTTGGTCGGTGGGTTGTACAGTAGCTGAGATGCACACGGGAAAACCACCGTGGCCGAGCCAGGCCAACGCGGCAGCGGCAATTATGATGATTGCCCAATCACCGGAGGGACCAACAGAACTTCCTGTAACCGAGGCAACGTCGGGTTGCTTAGCCTTTATGCGCCGCTGCTTAGTGCGTGATCCGATTCAGCGGCCAACGGTTGAGGAGCTTTTGCAAGATCCGTGGATACTGGGGGAAACGGAATAA